A segment of the Mycobacterium intracellulare ATCC 13950 genome:
ACGAAGCGATTACGCGCACCGGCCGGGCCCTGGGCCCCGGCCCGCTGTGCCAGGACGGACGGCACGCTCAACGGGTCGCCGACCTGAGCATCTACATCCGGCAGAGCCATGCGGAGCGGGACCTGGCCGAACTCGGGCAGCTGGCGGGCAGGCAGGCGATGAGGGCGCCGTGAAAACCGTGCCGGCGGGCAACTGCGCGTTCGCGGCCGATCCGCTGACCCACGGCGGCACACCGGTGCCGTTGTGGCTGGCTGCTTTCGCCGAAAGTCCCCTGCCGACACTGGATCTGACGGAGTGCCGACGGCTGATCGTCGTAGCCCCGCATCCCGACGACGAAACCCTCGGCCTGGGCGCGATGGCCACGCAGCTGACCGCGCTGGGGGTTGACGTTCAGGTGGTCTCGGTCAGCGACGGCGGCGCTGCCCAGCCCGATGTTTCGGTCACGGACCGACTTCGTATGGCAACCATCCGCAGATACGAATTGGGCCGGGCGGCCAGCCTTTTGAATGTCCCCAGCCCGATCTCGCTGGGTTTTCCCGCCGGTGAGCTGACCGATCAGGAGGACACGTTGGCCGACACGCTGGCGGAGATCCTCGAGGGTGGCGGCCCGGCGACCTGGTGTGCGGCGACGTGGCGGGGCGACGGGCATCCCGATCACGAAGCCGCCGGGCGCGCTGCCTCCGCGGCGTGCGCCCGCACCGGCACGACGCTGCTGGAATATCCGGTGCTGATGTGGCATTGGGCGCGCGTCGCCGATCCTGCGGTGCCGTGGGACCGGGCCTATTCGGTGCCGTCACCGAGTTGGGCGATGTGCCGCAAACGCCGCGCGGCGCAATGCTATCGGAGCCAACTCGAGCCCGCCGGCGGGGAATCCTCGCCCACCTTGCCGGGTTTCGTGCTTGCGCGGCTGCTCGCGGTGGGTGCCGCGATGGGGGAGCTCGTATTCCGGTGACCCCCGCGCCGATCCGCGACGAAATGCCGCGGTGAGTGCCCAGGCGGCAAAGTGGGTAGGTGAAAACCTATGCGCGTGGCGACCTTCAACATCCTGCACGGCCGCACGGTCGGGGACGGTGTCGACGTTGCGCGCCTGCGCGATTGCGTGCGCCGTCTCGATCCGGACGTGCTCAGCCTGCAGGAGGTCGACTGCGATCAGCCACGCTCCGAGCGGGCCGACCTGACCGCCGCGGCGGCCGAGGCCATGGGCGCGGTCGAGCACCGGTTCGTGGCGGCGATTTCCGGTACCCCGGGCGCGACCTGGATGGCCGCCACCGGCCGGGAACAACCCGGGACAGCCGCGTACGGAATCGCCCTGCTGTCCCGATACCCCGTGGCCAGTTGGCAGGTGTTGCGACTGCCCCGCATCCCGATGCGGTTTCCGATGTACCTGCCCGGCCCCAACCGGGTGATGATCGTCGACGAGGAGCCGCGGGCGGCGGTCATCGCGCAGCTGCGCACCCCGATGGGCGGGCTGACGGTGGCCAACACGCATTTGTCCTTCGTTCCGGGCTGGAACAGGCGCCAGCTGCTGCGGGTGATTCATGACCTGCGCGGCTTCCCCGGTCCACGGCTACTGACCGGCGACCTGAACATGACGCCGAAAACCGTTGGCCGCTGGTCGGGTATGCGGGCGTTGGCCACCGCCGAAACGTTTCCCGCCGATAACCCCAACCGCCAGCTCGATCACATCTTGACCGACGATCCCCGGCTGCGCGGCGGAGCGGTCGACGCCAGCCCCATGCCGATTTCCGATCACCGACCGCTGGTGGTGGACCTCCAGCGAGTCTGAGCCCGCGGCGTCAGCACGGGGCGATCGCCGGCCGATTTCATGGCACCCAGGACACGCTCGATGTCGTACGTCGACGGCGCCTCGCCGGTGACCCTGATGATCTCCACTCCGACGTCGGCGCTGTCGACCGGGTGATGCTGGGGCGCAACAAGTTTGCGGGCGATGGCCATGACCTCGTCGTCGGCCACCCGTCGCGGCAACAACGCCAGCAGCGGTGCGTACCCCGTGGCCGGGGCGAGCGGCGGGCAGCCCGCACGCAGAAACGCGACAACCCTGGACACCCGAGCTTGAAGGTTCATGTCCACCTCGCTCATCCACCGCCCGCCCGCTCCAGCGGGACACGGCAGGGATAACCGGGAGCGGCGGTTTGAAACCGGGCCCGACCCGCCCCCTCGAGCAAGCGGCTTACTGGTTTTTCTTCTGGCGCTCTTCGGCCGCGTCCGCGCCGGCCCGCGCCGACTCGGCTTCGGCTTCCTTCTTGCCCGCGTCGCGTTGGGCGTCGGCTTTGTCTTGCTGGGCCCGGCCCTCGTCGGCAAGGTCGTCACGGCCGAGCACGGCCCCGCCGACCTCCTTGGCCTTGCCCTTCACGCCCTCGACGGCGCCCTGCACCGCTTCCTGCGGCCCGCTCTTCTGGTCCCCCATGGGTCGACCTCCCTCTCGGTGGTGAGTGAGCTTGCGCTCGATGGCACCTAGGGCGTTCCCGCCGCACGCCTCGCCAAACGCCCCGCCGTCGCATCCACGCCCCAACGTATCGGAGCGTCGATCGGTCGGTTTGAACGGGCTTTTACCGGGTAGTAGTACTAGCCGGCGGCGCGAAGGGGGGTGAAGGCGGTGACCACCATCGCCGTGATAGGGGCCACCGGCACGGCCGGGTCCCGCGTTGTCGCCCGGCTGAGGTCGCGCGACGTCGCGGTGGTCGAGATCTCACGCGAGCAGGGCGTCGATGTGTTCAGCGGGTTGGACCTGTGCGAGGCGCTCCAGGGGGTGGACGTCGCGATCGACGTGTCCGATCCGGTGCCGCCCGAGCCGTCCGACATCGGCCAATCTCTGGCCACCGCCTCGCACAACATCGTGGGCGCCTGTGCCATCCAGGAGGTGCACCGCCTGGTGGTGCCGACGATCGCGGGCATCGACGACCCGGAATTCGACGGCATCCCCTACTACGAAGGCAAACGGGCGGCGAAGAACATCGTGCTCGACG
Coding sequences within it:
- a CDS encoding endonuclease/exonuclease/phosphatase family protein; translation: MRVATFNILHGRTVGDGVDVARLRDCVRRLDPDVLSLQEVDCDQPRSERADLTAAAAEAMGAVEHRFVAAISGTPGATWMAATGREQPGTAAYGIALLSRYPVASWQVLRLPRIPMRFPMYLPGPNRVMIVDEEPRAAVIAQLRTPMGGLTVANTHLSFVPGWNRRQLLRVIHDLRGFPGPRLLTGDLNMTPKTVGRWSGMRALATAETFPADNPNRQLDHILTDDPRLRGGAVDASPMPISDHRPLVVDLQRV
- a CDS encoding PIG-L deacetylase family protein, with amino-acid sequence MKTVPAGNCAFAADPLTHGGTPVPLWLAAFAESPLPTLDLTECRRLIVVAPHPDDETLGLGAMATQLTALGVDVQVVSVSDGGAAQPDVSVTDRLRMATIRRYELGRAASLLNVPSPISLGFPAGELTDQEDTLADTLAEILEGGGPATWCAATWRGDGHPDHEAAGRAASAACARTGTTLLEYPVLMWHWARVADPAVPWDRAYSVPSPSWAMCRKRRAAQCYRSQLEPAGGESSPTLPGFVLARLLAVGAAMGELVFR
- a CDS encoding DUF3349 domain-containing protein produces the protein MNLQARVSRVVAFLRAGCPPLAPATGYAPLLALLPRRVADDEVMAIARKLVAPQHHPVDSADVGVEIIRVTGEAPSTYDIERVLGAMKSAGDRPVLTPRAQTRWRSTTSGR
- the mbp1 gene encoding microaggregate-binding protein 1; translated protein: MGDQKSGPQEAVQGAVEGVKGKAKEVGGAVLGRDDLADEGRAQQDKADAQRDAGKKEAEAESARAGADAAEERQKKNQ